One window of Acropora palmata chromosome 1, jaAcrPala1.3, whole genome shotgun sequence genomic DNA carries:
- the LOC141891315 gene encoding galanin receptor type 1-like, producing the protein MTQDKKNHFGSIDYVQLAIYPLILVFGAIGNTLVILVVKNKKRNRKINDYFILNLAISDLFMLTISICVDFYLKFQASPYGNILCKGIWPFMTMCLFSSVFTLTCMALERWRTIVKPLCPRFSLSILYLLIGLTWFAGLIFVLPLIIVAYHQGRKCKEDWPTFAMRQAYTIAIVAFQYLFPLLIITVAYARIGSYLKKRSKKIVKIAEGHVSRRGVESIKIKLENAKISKNLRIIVILFAFFMLPKQILWLWLDFGNGGKFKHFSDVLTFGEFLLYVHSSTNPIVYDTILGEYRAGFRRYLRQFFSVIGWHDCLSGIRNTVHPDPTYAAHRAS; encoded by the coding sequence ATGACGCAGGATAAGAAGAACCACTTTGGATCAATTGACTATGTTCAGCTAGCAATATACCCATTGATTCTCGTATTTGGGGCTATCGGTAACACTCTGGTAATACTGGTGGTAAAAAACAAGAAGAGGAATCGAAAAATAAACGACTACTTTATCCTCAACCTGGCCATCAGCGATCTTTTTATGTTGACGATTAGCATCTGTGTCGACTTCTACTTAAAATTTCAAGCATCTCCGTATGGTAATATTCTTTGCAAGGGAATATGGCCTTTCATGACAATGTGCTTGTTTTCAAGCGTTTTTACGCTGACCTGTATGGCACTAGAACGCTGGCGCACTATCGTTAAACCACTGTGCCCCAGGTTTTCTTTGTCGATACTGTATTTGCTCATTGGGCTGACGTGGTTTGCTGGACTTATTTTTGTATTACCGCTAATTATAGTGGCCTATCACCAAGGGCGCAAGTGTAAAGAAGATTGGCCTACGTTTGCAATGAGGCAAGCTTACACAATCGCCATCGTAGCATTTCAATACCTATTTCCTTTATTGATCATTACAGTGGCTTACGCAAGAATTGGAAGTTACTTAAAGAAACGCTCAAAAAAAATAGTCAAAATTGCCGAGGGCCATGTCAGTCGACGGGGTGTGGAaagtattaaaataaaattagagAACGCAAAAATCAGCAAGAATTTGCGTATCATAGTCATcctgtttgcattttttatgcTACCAAAGCAAATTTTATGGCTGTGGTTGGATTTCGGTAATGGTGGAAAGTTCAAACATTTTAGCGACGTGTTGACCTTCGGTGAATTCCTGCTGTACGTTCACAGTTCAACCAACCCAATTGTGTACGATACAATACTGGGGGAGTATCGCGCAGGATTTCGTCGATACCTCAGACAATTCTTTTCAGTCATCGGGTGGCACGATTGCTTGTCAGGAATTCGAAATACTGTACATCCAGATCCTACTTATGCCGCACATCGCGCTTCTTAG
- the LOC141882561 gene encoding NADH dehydrogenase [ubiquinone] 1 alpha subcomplex subunit 6-like has translation MAAKQVAESAGKTVLKPLLSTSHVEARRRVMNLYRAWWREVPHTIQGYALEMTSKTGRAKVREEFMKNAHVQDIRVIDMLVIKGKMELEETHNLWKQKTHVMRYFKETEIPRKTEFLAKFFDGYD, from the exons ATGGCCGCTAAACAAGTAGCTGAAAGTGCGGGGAAGACGGTATTGAAACCTCTTCTGTCTACGAGCCATGTGGAAGCCAGACGAAGGGTAATGAATCTCTACCGTGCTTGGTGGAGAGAG GTTCCACACACTATCCAGGGATACGCTCTTGAAATGACATCCAAGACTGGTCGCGCTAAAGTGCGAGAAGAGTTTATGAAAAATGCCCATGTACAAGACATCAGAGTGATTGACATGTTGGTAATCAAG GGTAAAATGGAACTTGAAGAAACACACAATTTGTGGAAACAGAAAACTCATGTCATGCGATATTTCAAGGAAACAGAAATTCCAAGGAAAACAGAATTTCTTGCCAAGTTTTTTGATGGCTATGACTAG